A stretch of Ischnura elegans chromosome 4, ioIscEleg1.1, whole genome shotgun sequence DNA encodes these proteins:
- the LOC124157173 gene encoding SLIT-ROBO Rho GTPase-activating protein 1-like isoform X3, translated as MDEGADDLPLKSPMKRLGSYRKLHLSNNIRAQLTEQVRCLDLRMETQVAIVGELQDYFRRRAEVELDYSKNLDKLARTLQLRHKEQRQKREQWPLFSSYSCWQQLLTQTRDLSRDHATLSEVYSNHLTARLSQVMEDVQRIYRKCRDIGFETHEEIFRVLHELHTSMKTCHAYAAECRQAHSKLRIATTQRLKMESAAPSKEKLARSKKYRLIEKEVVKRKSKYNDARLKAVKARNDYVLCLEAANTTVHKYFVDDLSDLIDCMDFGFHSCISRAMLMHISAGEWCGQGAKNGLDSIGSCVSSLDSRRDKRRFLEAHHAAFMIPKKFEFQHQPRGSNTVGPTLPPPTPGGGSSAAAAAMAGATEEIVVGVEGAPELQKVLREELEARLGQLRSRLTSLKIESEEVWKTLETAERTLLDMLSAKDYDCSHFFLQNSAATGPHLSSSTATISINESTQSHHPPVLVPPSSSSSSTSSSSSSSSSSLVSSVQASSGSSAAPTPCTGSRGQGGSGAMQTPSSSSSSALSQTGSGGSAGGSGNKGPETMSIKLRADRHETEEFYISKFREYLLGTSRIARLHAKHDHIQNVLLPSSSCGGPIVPASGVLVLPRSVLGPGGSAAIVGRPGVVGGGGGGQQRRKRIGRLQLRMGQPKLFGGSLEEYLEATDMEIPLVVKSCIRVINLYGLHHQGIFRVSGSQVEINNFRESFERGEDPLADMTDASDINSVAGVLKLYLRELREPLFPIIYFEHFMELAQLESKHEFVLKMRELIQSLPRSVVVVLRYIFAFLNHLSEFSDENMMDPYNLAICFGPTLVPVPEDRDQVQYQNQVNDLIKNIILFNEDIFPDDGGVVYEKFISKEPDDNDVGDSPSDHVQEDLDSEVYPSEDETETLEATAQFDFLARSDRELSLKKGENIILYNQVSGDWWRGSVNGREGLVPDKYILLKIKDEDRDRLELLKSSSEESMRRRASSSNDSLLSGHSTTPLSSTTSASSSSAAGSAPVNGMPPPIAPEPITQDSGSPCKLDQSSPEPSPTQVQRVIQTMTPGPPTSSSTASSVFFPESKGEIVSSEGAPPIRSPSMSAVVEAVLAELPPEGEQMGLLTHQRSASEGPVSSGHSWGGDSHENGDDKHGGITDDSSVAGDTTEEECSSRPDTPVSTASEGDGIMQKGSNFHRASTTWKSQSVGEVGGSGGGVFGRNREAWQRRAASQSHLEASQQSAPSSTNISPAPSSLFRSSVEFWELRQKHTPDLVMDLPPTGTSGGKVEQEYGVGRRRRRKKMAARRAEGDTSADRDAEGEDEDDEVADDSSSSGSGGGDVGAMVITTSTAAEVVPEGGGSSSPGPESPDMTAAERFAKQNQCTLKKKGGTDAQTRKKPTTSTSPADSVEPGTRAISRTQQSNSSEPGLKTPSETAPGRSPGPVAAKFPAKISVSPSGSRPTGNAPSFQPPGVKPQVKAKPAILKKPVLPPHHSPELTRRVDKPEQN; from the exons GCGAGAGCAATGGCCCCTGTTCTCAAGCTATTCCTGTTGGCAACAACTATTGACACAGACGAGGGACCTAAGTCGTGATCATGCCACCCTGAGTGAGGTATATTCCAATCACCTCACCGCACGCCTCTCACAGGTGATGGAAGATGTGCAACGCATTTATAGGAAG TGTCGTGACATAGGGTTTGAGACCCACGAAGAAATCTTCAGGGTGCTACACGAACTTCACACGTCCATGAAAACATGCCATGCTTACGCTGCGGAATGCAGGCAGGCTCACTCAAAACTTCGAATTGCCACTACTCAGCGGCTCAAAATGGAATCAGCTGCACCGTCAAAGGAGAAACTGGCTCGCTCAAAGAAGTATCGTCTCATCGAAAAGGAAGTTGTAAAG CGTAAAAGCAAATATAATGATGCAAGATTAAAAGCAGTCAAAGCAAGAAATGACTATGTTCTCTGCCTAGAAGCTGCAAATACCACGGTGCACAAGTATTTTGTGGATGACCTCTCAGACCTCATAGAT TGCATGGACTTTGGATTCCATTCATGCATATCAAGGGCAATGCTCATGCACATCTCAGCGGGCGAATGGTGTGGACAGGGGGCCAAGAACGGTTTAGATTCCATTGGGTCTTGTGTCTCAAGCCTCGATTCCCGAAGAGATAAGAGGAGATTTCTGGAAGCCCACCATGCCGCGTTTATGATTCCCAAGAAGTTTGAGTTCCAGCACCAGCCTCGAGGCAGTAACACTGTCGGCCCAACTTTGCCACCACCCACGCCTGGTGGAGGGAGCAGCGCAGCTGCAGCTGCCATGGCTGGAGCCACAGAGGAG ATTGTTGTTGGTGTGGAGGGTGCGCCAGAACTCCAAAAAGTTCTTCGGGAGGAGCTCGAAGCTAGGTTAGGTCAGTTGAGGTCACGTTTAACGTCcttgaagatagaatcggaagAAGTCTGGAAAACCTTGGAAACGGCTGAGCGCACACTCCTGGATATGCTAAGTGCTAAAGACTATGACTGTTCCCACTTTTTCCTGCAGAATTCTGCAGCGACAGGACCCCATCTGTCGTCCTCCACGGCGACCATTTCCATAAACGAGTCCACCCAGTCCCACCATCCCCCTGTCCTCgtacccccctcctcctcctcctcgtccactTCCTCCTCTTCGTCATCTTCCTCGTCGTCGCTCGTGTCGTCGGTGCAAGCATCCTCGGGTTCGTCTGCTGCACCCACCCCTTGCACCGGCTCCAGGGGTCAGGGAGGGTCAGGGGCCATGCAGACACCTTCCTCGTCCTCTTCGTCTGCATTGTCGCAGACGGGATCCGGTGGGTCAGCAGGAGGAAGCGGCAACAAGGGTCCTGAAACCATGTCCATCAAATTGAGGGCTGATCGTCACGAAACCGAGGAATTCTATATCTCC AAATTCCGAGAGTATCTGCTGGGAACCAGTCGCATTGCCCGCCTGCACGCCAAACACGACCACATCCAGAATGTCCTGCTACCGTCTTCGTCATGTGGAGGACCAATCG TGCCCGCGTCAGGCGTCCTTGTGCTGCCTCGAAGTGTCCTGGGTCCCGGAGGATCGGCCGCCATTGTGGGACGTCCAGGGGTCGTGGGAGGTGGAGGTGGGGGGCAGCAGAGGCGGAAGCGCATCGGCAGGCTTCAGCTGCGCATGGGTCAGCCCAAATTGTTTGGAGGCAGCCTGGAGGAGTACCTGGAAGCCACGGACATGGAAATACCTCTTGTGGTCAAGAGCTGTATCAGGGTCATCAATCTATATG GGCTTCATCATCAAGGTATATTTAGGGTATCTGGGTCCCaagtggaaataaataattttagagaATCATTTGAACGAGGAGAAGATCCATTGGCAGACATGACTGATGCTTCAGACATCAATTCAGTAGCTGGAGTCCTGAAGTTATACCTTCGTGAATTAAGGGAACCTCTGTTCCCCATCATATACTTCGAGCATTTCATGGAATTAGCAC AACTTGAGTCCAAACATGAATTTGTGTTGAAAATGAGGGAATTGATACAGTCTCTCCCACGTTCCGTTGTTGTAGTCCTGAGGTACATCTTTGCTTTCCTAAACCA CCTGTCTGAGTTTAGTGATGAGAACATGATGGACCCGTATAATCTTGCCATATGCTTTGGGCCTACTTTGGTCCCTGTGCCTGAGGATCGCGATCAGGTTCAGTACCAAAACCAAGTAAACGACCTCATCAAAAACATAATTCTTTTCAACGAAGACATTTTCCCAGATGATGGCGGTGTCGTGTATGAGAAGTTCATCAGCAAAGAACCAGATGACAA tGATGTTGGTGATTCCCCCTCTGATCATGTCCAAGAAGATTTAGACTCCGAGGTCTATCCTTCAGAAGATG AAACAGAGACACTGGAGGCTACAGCCCAGTTTGACTTTTTGGCTCGGTCTGACCGAGAGTTGAGCCTCAAAAAGGGAGAAAATATAATTCTCTATAACCAAGTTTCTGGAGATTGGTGGCGAGGGAGTGTCAATGGAAGAGAGGGTCTAGTTCCAGATAAATATATTCTGTTAAAAATAAA GGATGAAGACAGGGATCGATTGGAGTTACTCAAGTCGTCATCAGAAGAATCTATGCGACGCAGAGCATCCAGCTCCAACGATTCCCTCCTCTCTGGTCACTCGACAACTCCTCTCTCATCGACGACTTCAGCGTCGTCTTCTTCTGCTGCCGGATCAGCGCCCGTGAACGGAATGCCGCCTCCGATCGCCCCTGAGCCCATCACCCAAGACTCTGGTTCACCCTGCAAGTTGGATCAGTCTTCCCCAGAACCGTCTCCCACTCAGGTGCAGAGAGTGATTCAGACAATGACGCCCGGACCCCCGACTTCGTCCTCCACTGCATCATCCGTCTTCTTCCCCGAGTCGAAAGGAGAGATCGTGTCGTCGGAGGGTGCTCCCCCTATTCGCTCTCCCTCTATGAGTGCAGTTGTGGAAGCAGTTCTCGCCGAGCTGCCCCCAGAG GGTGAACAAATGGGTCTTCTCACTCACCAGCGCAGTGCAAGTGAAGGGCCAGTGTCGAGTGGGCATTCCTGGGGAGGTGATTCTCATGAGAATGGAGATGATAAACATGGAGGCATCACAGACGACAGCAGTGTAGCAGGAGACACCACCGAAGAAGAGTGCTCTTCCAGACCTGACACACCAGTCAGCACTGCAAGCGAAGGCGATGGCATCATGCAAAAAGGATCGAATTTCCACCGAGCATCGACAACTTGGAAGAGTCAGAGCGTGGGCGAGGTTGGAGGCAGCGGAGGCGGAGTTTTTGGACGTAATCGAGAAGCTTGGCAAAGACGAGCAGCCTCCCAGAGCCACCTTGAGGCAAGCCAGCAATCGGCACCATCCTCCACAAACATATCCCCGGCTCCATCCAGTCTCTTCCGCTCCAGCGTGGAATTCTGGGAGTTGAGACAGAAGCATACCCCAGACCTTGTGATGGATCTGCCTCCCACTGGAACCAGCGGCGGCAAGGTGGAGCAAGAGTATGGAGTGGGAAGGAGACGTAGGAGGAAGAAGATGGCTGCCAGACGTGCAGAAGGAGACACGTCAGCCGATCGAGATGCTGAGGGCGAGGATGAGGACGATGAGGTAGCCGATGACAGCAGTAGCAGTGGTAGTGGTGGCGGTGATGTAGGAGCCATGGTTATCACTACATCAACCGCTGCTGAAGTTGTTCCAGAAGGTGGAGGCTCCTCCAGTCCTGGCCCTGAGAGTCCAGATATGACAGCTGCCGAGCGTTTTGCCAAGCAGAATCAGTGCACCCTCAAGAAAAAAGGAGGAACAGATGCTCAGACAAGGAAGAAGCCAACAACATCAACCAGTCCAGCTGATAGTGTCGAACCAGGAACACGAGCCATTTCGCGAACTCAACAATCTAATTCATCTGAGCCAGGGCTTAAAACACCATCGGAAACAGCCCCTGGACGAAGCCCAGGTCCTGTTGCTGCTAAATTCCCGGCAAAAATCAGTGTCTCTCCCTCTGGATCACGTCCAACTGGAAATGCTCCTTCCTTTCAGCCACCCGGTGTGAAACCTCAGGTTAAAGCCAAACCTGCTATCCTGAAAAAACCCGTCCTGCCTCCCCATCACTCCCCAGAATTGACTAGGAGGGTTGATAAACCTGAGCAAAACTGA
- the LOC124157173 gene encoding SLIT-ROBO Rho GTPase-activating protein 1-like isoform X1, with product MDEGADDLPLKSPMKRLGSYRKLHLSNNIRAQLTEQVRCLDLRMETQVAIVGELQDYFRRRAEVELDYSKNLDKLARTLQLRHKEQRQKREQWPLFSSYSCWQQLLTQTRDLSRDHATLSEVYSNHLTARLSQVMEDVQRIYRKCRDIGFETHEEIFRVLHELHTSMKTCHAYAAECRQAHSKLRIATTQRLKMESAAPSKEKLARSKKYRLIEKEVVKRKSKYNDARLKAVKARNDYVLCLEAANTTVHKYFVDDLSDLIDCMDFGFHSCISRAMLMHISAGEWCGQGAKNGLDSIGSCVSSLDSRRDKRRFLEAHHAAFMIPKKFEFQHQPRGSNTVGPTLPPPTPGGGSSAAAAAMAGATEEIVVGVEGAPELQKVLREELEARLGQLRSRLTSLKIESEEVWKTLETAERTLLDMLSAKDYDCSHFFLQNSAATGPHLSSSTATISINESTQSHHPPVLVPPSSSSSSTSSSSSSSSSSLVSSVQASSGSSAAPTPCTGSRGQGGSGAMQTPSSSSSSALSQTGSGGSAGGSGNKGPETMSIKLRADRHETEEFYISKFREYLLGTSRIARLHAKHDHIQNVLLPSSSCGGPIGGRHSPTLPGISPMAGGSSNHSTLSNSAPSSTIPPSVPASGVLVLPRSVLGPGGSAAIVGRPGVVGGGGGGQQRRKRIGRLQLRMGQPKLFGGSLEEYLEATDMEIPLVVKSCIRVINLYGLHHQGIFRVSGSQVEINNFRESFERGEDPLADMTDASDINSVAGVLKLYLRELREPLFPIIYFEHFMELAQLESKHEFVLKMRELIQSLPRSVVVVLRYIFAFLNHLSEFSDENMMDPYNLAICFGPTLVPVPEDRDQVQYQNQVNDLIKNIILFNEDIFPDDGGVVYEKFISKEPDDNDVGDSPSDHVQEDLDSEVYPSEDETETLEATAQFDFLARSDRELSLKKGENIILYNQVSGDWWRGSVNGREGLVPDKYILLKIKDEDRDRLELLKSSSEESMRRRASSSNDSLLSGHSTTPLSSTTSASSSSAAGSAPVNGMPPPIAPEPITQDSGSPCKLDQSSPEPSPTQVQRVIQTMTPGPPTSSSTASSVFFPESKGEIVSSEGAPPIRSPSMSAVVEAVLAELPPEGEQMGLLTHQRSASEGPVSSGHSWGGDSHENGDDKHGGITDDSSVAGDTTEEECSSRPDTPVSTASEGDGIMQKGSNFHRASTTWKSQSVGEVGGSGGGVFGRNREAWQRRAASQSHLEASQQSAPSSTNISPAPSSLFRSSVEFWELRQKHTPDLVMDLPPTGTSGGKVEQEYGVGRRRRRKKMAARRAEGDTSADRDAEGEDEDDEVADDSSSSGSGGGDVGAMVITTSTAAEVVPEGGGSSSPGPESPDMTAAERFAKQNQCTLKKKGGTDAQTRKKPTTSTSPADSVEPGTRAISRTQQSNSSEPGLKTPSETAPGRSPGPVAAKFPAKISVSPSGSRPTGNAPSFQPPGVKPQVKAKPAILKKPVLPPHHSPELTRRVDKPEQN from the exons GCGAGAGCAATGGCCCCTGTTCTCAAGCTATTCCTGTTGGCAACAACTATTGACACAGACGAGGGACCTAAGTCGTGATCATGCCACCCTGAGTGAGGTATATTCCAATCACCTCACCGCACGCCTCTCACAGGTGATGGAAGATGTGCAACGCATTTATAGGAAG TGTCGTGACATAGGGTTTGAGACCCACGAAGAAATCTTCAGGGTGCTACACGAACTTCACACGTCCATGAAAACATGCCATGCTTACGCTGCGGAATGCAGGCAGGCTCACTCAAAACTTCGAATTGCCACTACTCAGCGGCTCAAAATGGAATCAGCTGCACCGTCAAAGGAGAAACTGGCTCGCTCAAAGAAGTATCGTCTCATCGAAAAGGAAGTTGTAAAG CGTAAAAGCAAATATAATGATGCAAGATTAAAAGCAGTCAAAGCAAGAAATGACTATGTTCTCTGCCTAGAAGCTGCAAATACCACGGTGCACAAGTATTTTGTGGATGACCTCTCAGACCTCATAGAT TGCATGGACTTTGGATTCCATTCATGCATATCAAGGGCAATGCTCATGCACATCTCAGCGGGCGAATGGTGTGGACAGGGGGCCAAGAACGGTTTAGATTCCATTGGGTCTTGTGTCTCAAGCCTCGATTCCCGAAGAGATAAGAGGAGATTTCTGGAAGCCCACCATGCCGCGTTTATGATTCCCAAGAAGTTTGAGTTCCAGCACCAGCCTCGAGGCAGTAACACTGTCGGCCCAACTTTGCCACCACCCACGCCTGGTGGAGGGAGCAGCGCAGCTGCAGCTGCCATGGCTGGAGCCACAGAGGAG ATTGTTGTTGGTGTGGAGGGTGCGCCAGAACTCCAAAAAGTTCTTCGGGAGGAGCTCGAAGCTAGGTTAGGTCAGTTGAGGTCACGTTTAACGTCcttgaagatagaatcggaagAAGTCTGGAAAACCTTGGAAACGGCTGAGCGCACACTCCTGGATATGCTAAGTGCTAAAGACTATGACTGTTCCCACTTTTTCCTGCAGAATTCTGCAGCGACAGGACCCCATCTGTCGTCCTCCACGGCGACCATTTCCATAAACGAGTCCACCCAGTCCCACCATCCCCCTGTCCTCgtacccccctcctcctcctcctcgtccactTCCTCCTCTTCGTCATCTTCCTCGTCGTCGCTCGTGTCGTCGGTGCAAGCATCCTCGGGTTCGTCTGCTGCACCCACCCCTTGCACCGGCTCCAGGGGTCAGGGAGGGTCAGGGGCCATGCAGACACCTTCCTCGTCCTCTTCGTCTGCATTGTCGCAGACGGGATCCGGTGGGTCAGCAGGAGGAAGCGGCAACAAGGGTCCTGAAACCATGTCCATCAAATTGAGGGCTGATCGTCACGAAACCGAGGAATTCTATATCTCC AAATTCCGAGAGTATCTGCTGGGAACCAGTCGCATTGCCCGCCTGCACGCCAAACACGACCACATCCAGAATGTCCTGCTACCGTCTTCGTCATGTGGAGGACCAATCGGTGGGAGGCATTCTCCCACACTGCCAGGCATTTCCCCCATGGCTGGCGGCAGCTCCAATCATTCGACTCTATCTAACTCAGCCCCCTCTTCCACAATCCCCCCTTCAGTGCCCGCGTCAGGCGTCCTTGTGCTGCCTCGAAGTGTCCTGGGTCCCGGAGGATCGGCCGCCATTGTGGGACGTCCAGGGGTCGTGGGAGGTGGAGGTGGGGGGCAGCAGAGGCGGAAGCGCATCGGCAGGCTTCAGCTGCGCATGGGTCAGCCCAAATTGTTTGGAGGCAGCCTGGAGGAGTACCTGGAAGCCACGGACATGGAAATACCTCTTGTGGTCAAGAGCTGTATCAGGGTCATCAATCTATATG GGCTTCATCATCAAGGTATATTTAGGGTATCTGGGTCCCaagtggaaataaataattttagagaATCATTTGAACGAGGAGAAGATCCATTGGCAGACATGACTGATGCTTCAGACATCAATTCAGTAGCTGGAGTCCTGAAGTTATACCTTCGTGAATTAAGGGAACCTCTGTTCCCCATCATATACTTCGAGCATTTCATGGAATTAGCAC AACTTGAGTCCAAACATGAATTTGTGTTGAAAATGAGGGAATTGATACAGTCTCTCCCACGTTCCGTTGTTGTAGTCCTGAGGTACATCTTTGCTTTCCTAAACCA CCTGTCTGAGTTTAGTGATGAGAACATGATGGACCCGTATAATCTTGCCATATGCTTTGGGCCTACTTTGGTCCCTGTGCCTGAGGATCGCGATCAGGTTCAGTACCAAAACCAAGTAAACGACCTCATCAAAAACATAATTCTTTTCAACGAAGACATTTTCCCAGATGATGGCGGTGTCGTGTATGAGAAGTTCATCAGCAAAGAACCAGATGACAA tGATGTTGGTGATTCCCCCTCTGATCATGTCCAAGAAGATTTAGACTCCGAGGTCTATCCTTCAGAAGATG AAACAGAGACACTGGAGGCTACAGCCCAGTTTGACTTTTTGGCTCGGTCTGACCGAGAGTTGAGCCTCAAAAAGGGAGAAAATATAATTCTCTATAACCAAGTTTCTGGAGATTGGTGGCGAGGGAGTGTCAATGGAAGAGAGGGTCTAGTTCCAGATAAATATATTCTGTTAAAAATAAA GGATGAAGACAGGGATCGATTGGAGTTACTCAAGTCGTCATCAGAAGAATCTATGCGACGCAGAGCATCCAGCTCCAACGATTCCCTCCTCTCTGGTCACTCGACAACTCCTCTCTCATCGACGACTTCAGCGTCGTCTTCTTCTGCTGCCGGATCAGCGCCCGTGAACGGAATGCCGCCTCCGATCGCCCCTGAGCCCATCACCCAAGACTCTGGTTCACCCTGCAAGTTGGATCAGTCTTCCCCAGAACCGTCTCCCACTCAGGTGCAGAGAGTGATTCAGACAATGACGCCCGGACCCCCGACTTCGTCCTCCACTGCATCATCCGTCTTCTTCCCCGAGTCGAAAGGAGAGATCGTGTCGTCGGAGGGTGCTCCCCCTATTCGCTCTCCCTCTATGAGTGCAGTTGTGGAAGCAGTTCTCGCCGAGCTGCCCCCAGAG GGTGAACAAATGGGTCTTCTCACTCACCAGCGCAGTGCAAGTGAAGGGCCAGTGTCGAGTGGGCATTCCTGGGGAGGTGATTCTCATGAGAATGGAGATGATAAACATGGAGGCATCACAGACGACAGCAGTGTAGCAGGAGACACCACCGAAGAAGAGTGCTCTTCCAGACCTGACACACCAGTCAGCACTGCAAGCGAAGGCGATGGCATCATGCAAAAAGGATCGAATTTCCACCGAGCATCGACAACTTGGAAGAGTCAGAGCGTGGGCGAGGTTGGAGGCAGCGGAGGCGGAGTTTTTGGACGTAATCGAGAAGCTTGGCAAAGACGAGCAGCCTCCCAGAGCCACCTTGAGGCAAGCCAGCAATCGGCACCATCCTCCACAAACATATCCCCGGCTCCATCCAGTCTCTTCCGCTCCAGCGTGGAATTCTGGGAGTTGAGACAGAAGCATACCCCAGACCTTGTGATGGATCTGCCTCCCACTGGAACCAGCGGCGGCAAGGTGGAGCAAGAGTATGGAGTGGGAAGGAGACGTAGGAGGAAGAAGATGGCTGCCAGACGTGCAGAAGGAGACACGTCAGCCGATCGAGATGCTGAGGGCGAGGATGAGGACGATGAGGTAGCCGATGACAGCAGTAGCAGTGGTAGTGGTGGCGGTGATGTAGGAGCCATGGTTATCACTACATCAACCGCTGCTGAAGTTGTTCCAGAAGGTGGAGGCTCCTCCAGTCCTGGCCCTGAGAGTCCAGATATGACAGCTGCCGAGCGTTTTGCCAAGCAGAATCAGTGCACCCTCAAGAAAAAAGGAGGAACAGATGCTCAGACAAGGAAGAAGCCAACAACATCAACCAGTCCAGCTGATAGTGTCGAACCAGGAACACGAGCCATTTCGCGAACTCAACAATCTAATTCATCTGAGCCAGGGCTTAAAACACCATCGGAAACAGCCCCTGGACGAAGCCCAGGTCCTGTTGCTGCTAAATTCCCGGCAAAAATCAGTGTCTCTCCCTCTGGATCACGTCCAACTGGAAATGCTCCTTCCTTTCAGCCACCCGGTGTGAAACCTCAGGTTAAAGCCAAACCTGCTATCCTGAAAAAACCCGTCCTGCCTCCCCATCACTCCCCAGAATTGACTAGGAGGGTTGATAAACCTGAGCAAAACTGA